Genomic window (Psilocybe cubensis strain MGC-MH-2018 chromosome 1, whole genome shotgun sequence):
ATCCTCAACAGCCAGACGTTGAAACGAGGCTCGTGTTGCTACAGGGTCTAGTAGCTACATAAATCCAATCTGTCAGCAGCTACGTGCAAGAGTCATAGAAAGTCATACGCACCTTCCACAGGCCTTTAACGCCCATCGTATGGAGGCTAAACGAAAGCTAGATCAATAGCGGACAAAAGATAGATATAAGATAAACCCACCCGAAATGTTTTGCAAATGTCTAAGCATCAATGTCTGTGAACAGAAACGCATACAGACCACGATAATGAGCCAAACTATTACAAAAGGGGTATTATTTGAGCAAAGATTGTGATCTACACAAAAAACTCAAGAGTTCTAGCTGTAATTTAAAATAAATCATATTAATTTTGTAAAAGCGGAGTAGTAGAACAAATGCACGGCAATAAACACCTCATGCTAGCCATACAGAAGCGCCTCGGCCCAGGGATGATCCTTAGTTTCTTCTGTACGGCTAGCATGTGGTGCCTAGCAGACACGGCAATATAATAGAATAATATTTTTCAGTACTTGAAAAGCACAACCATAGGCCTGTGTACGTGTCTGCATGCATGCGAAGAAAGGATTTGAGGTGGCGGCAGTGATGCaaggaaagatgatggatGGTGTGAATGTGTATCTATAGCTTATACTCAGTAATACGAATAAAATCAAGAATCAAAGAAGAGGGCACTGGCAGCCTAGTGTATGCCCAGGCATGAGTATTCCTGGGCTGCCATTGTGCGACGAAAAGGATGGGGGTATTCCATAATAAAGTATCAGAACACACCTAGATTCCAATTCTATCCTCTACGTAGCACCCTAAATCAAACAATCTAGCTTGCGCTGCAGGGCAATTTGCATGACTAAACGGCTCCGTTGAGCGACAacactgcaaaaaaaatgctAAGATACTTACCGGAGTGAGCCTCTTGACCAACCTACGAGACAGACGTATCTCATAAATTATAGCACCACACAGCTGATGGAGGGAGATGTGCATGGATGGGACgcaaggaggaggtgcatgAACGGGAGAGAGCAGGAATCATCGATTCAACCAACACGCGTGCCAGCACTACACGTGATTGGACGTGCTGATTGTAATTCACGCGACTCCTGTAAATTCACGCGACTCCTGTAAGATTCACGCGACTCCCTGGTTAAAACACGCGTTACGCACGTTGTATATGGCAGTGTCGTGCCTCGGCAGCAGGCATTAGTGTAGTACGTGAGATAACAAGGTGTGAACGTCATTCTCTCACTATGAACTGTCTTTTTTTACAGTAGAACTGTCTTTTATTGGCCCAATTGAGGTAAGCTTGATGCCGTATTTGCCTTCTGATCGTCATTTCTGAGCCTTGGCTCAATTTCGTAGTTTCCAATCTCGCCAATTAGTCAATACGTTAGTCACACCAATCCACGGCAATCCACCCTACGTAAAAAAGAATGTTTTATTGTTCAATTCTACGGTTATGGTGTGTAGTGCGGCATTGAACCTTAAGCTTAGCCAAACTCAAAACCCACTGCCCTCCTGCGAGGAATTTCTCTATGGAACGGGTCCCTTGAACGTGCTCCAGCAAACTCTAAGTTTTTACAGAAGGTCAGAATCTGAGTCGTAATAATATGTCATATTAGTTAGATCCGGTAAACTACAAATCAGCACGAATATGTAGCTTTAAAACAAGCCTTGTTCcccctctccttctttccatctttctGCGTCCGTCGTCGGTGTCAAAGCATCTCGAAAAAAATGCCTGTTGCAATTGATTCATCCGCCCTAGTATGGCAGTGAGTAGGGTTTTATGTACTATCTGGTCGCAAGCTTGCTCCATGCTTTTACTGTTACTTGTGCCCTCAGAacttttcgtttttcttgCTGCTGCCATCCCGAGGCCCTCCACGGCGACGCCGTTTGAACCCGTTTTGAGTGATCGAGGGCACCTCGGCACACCTCTCGTGCGAGGGTTGTGCGAGGGTTAGGGTCGATCGTAACGCTGTGACCGATGGCGCCGATCGCTTTGTCAGGCTGTGCCAACCGTCTTTCTGCTCGGTCGCAGCTGTACTTATTTAAAAAGAGGTGTCCATGCCTGATGTCACCGCACCGCATTTGTCTAGCCCCTACATTCATTTTGTCACGTCCCGGCACATTCCGGAGGCCCCCCGCCGCATCATACTCGggtctctgtctctgtttCTGACCTCCTTTGACCCAGAATACAGAGGAGAATGCCCCAGCAGCGGGCAGAAAAGAGATTCGAACGCTACCTCTAGAATCAAGGAATTTGAAAAGACACCTCGGCAGTGCCAGGCACCGTATTCACATACATGCCAATAGATATCTAATTTCAGGCGCCTGTCAGTACAGCATAACGCGCACCGCAGCCGCCATCGGACGCGCCGACGCGCCACACCGGTGACCGCACAAAATATGCCCGATTCGTACTTTCACGTGCATCACCTGTATGCGTCTGTTTGGCATGCTCGTCTCAGTTTGCTCGCCGAGGACGTCAGACAGGACACTTGCAACAGCGAGCACAACTTTTCGGATCTCAAAGCATTCTCCTAATATTCGGGTTAAACCCATGTCATGAACCCTCCAAGTTCCCTTCGAGACCTGTATATTGACCCCTCGCAGGCGTGGGCATTTGTCCCCCCAACCACACCAGCGGTCGCAAACAGCTCAAGCTCCGCTGCGCCCCTGCCCCCTGCCGACACCGCGAAAGTGCACTCATTTCAATGGTCTACACGCCCTTCTCACAACTCGATATTCGatctctctccttctctgGATCTGTCTGAACCGTCTGGGATCAATGTCGCCCAGCTCTTCAAGGCGTTTCTCGCCTCGGCGGTGCTGCAGTACACCAGCACGGCCATCGTGATGCCATGGGAGGTGGgcaagctgctgctgcaggTGCAGTGGGTGCCCCGAGACGCAGGAGATCCAGAACCTATACCGCTAGAAATGGGTgaagacgacaacgacgatgcGGTATGTGTCTACTTTTTTGCAATCCAAAAATACACGTTTTTGACGTTTTAAAAGTTGAGCGACGATTCAACAGAAAACGACTCTTATTTTGCTGATCCTCACGCAGCACCGTCAAATCGACCGCCTGCGCCAAGAGCACGGGTGGACGAACAGGGTTACGTCATACGACGGTCTGTTTTGGAGGAAGGGACACGGCCAGAGTATATCATACCTGTAGGGAGCGCGGATGGAGTGTGGGGGATGATGAAACGTGTAGGACGATTCCGTGCAGAGGGCTGGCTTGCGCTATGGAAAGGTACAGGAACTACAAGAATGGCTATTGTATTGAAAGAGCTTATTTTGCAAAACAGGGCTTCTGACTTCATGTGTGACGGAGGTGGTGTCTGACAGCCTGCAGCCGATGATTCATGGATTCCTGCAGTCGCTATTCTTTCCCTCACTGAGCGCATTCCACCAGCCACCGATCGTGATCCCAGTGGTGTCGCATCTGATCACCGGATTTATTCTGTCACCTCTTGATCTGATTCGAACGCGATTGATCGTGCAGTCGTTTACGGCTCGCTACCGAAAGTACACAGGACCGCTGGATGCATTCCGACAAATACTGCGGGATGAGGGAGGACTGTACGGGATGTATTTCCACCCACACCTTTTGATTCCAACACTGATCGACAACGCGCTGCGGCCGATGGTGTCTGTTGCGCTGCCGGGGATGCTGCTGTCGTACTTTGGATGGGGACACATCACAGAAGACACGCACCCAATTGGCTGGGGTATGGCAGAGCTGGGAGGGAGCTGCGTAGGGCTGCTGGCGACGCTGCCTGTGGAGACGATCCGGCGGCGgctgcaggtgcaggtgcgggGGTCGGCAGAGGCGGTGAAGGGATGTGTTGAGCTGCGGCCAGCGGCATACAATGGGGTGGTGGACGCGTTCTGGCACATTCTGACGGAGGAGCGGTCAGACCTGCCCATCCGACAGAAcgtgcggcggcggcgaccGTCTGTGAAAGGCAAGGAGCgggaagaggcagaggaacGAGAGGCAGCAGACGAGTATGAGAGCTGGTTCCGCAACACAGGGCTGGGACAGCTGTACCGGGGACTGGGGATGCGGCTGAGTGCGAGTGCGGTCGTGTTTGTGCTGGCACTAGTAGGTGGACGGGACGAGGCGGACTCTGGATGGGCAGAGATATAGTACAAGTAGATAGTGGATATTAATAAATGAGACATTGACGGGAATTGCCGATGAAGGACGTCAGTAAAATAGTTTGGGGCATTTGGACAAGACCGCCATGGCCAAAGGTATGTCTGCTGCAGAACCCTCGACTGTCCCTCTGCTCGCACGCGCACTCAACCGCATCCGCTCTACCCCGCCCAGAGTCATTGCCTCCCCTCCTACTCGTCTGTAtatatctctctctctcccctGTGTCTCTCTGACGCCCTGTTGCAGAACCACGCCGCGCTGCCGTCGCCCTCATCATCCGCGTCGTCCCTTCGCCCCTCGCTCCAGCGCCCCACAACACAGACAAGCCAGCCTCCCTCTCCGACTTTTTCGATGCAGACTGGGTAAACCACCCCGCTGCCCGTCCAGAGATCCTCTTTCTCCACCGCGACGAGGCTGCTCCAGCAACAGACGCCTCTCTCTGGCAGGCAAAGCTTCGCCACAACACTACAGAGGCCCATGTCGCCTTCCCCGGAGGAAGGACTGAACCAGACGACGAGGGAGGTCTCTACACCGGTGCGTCAACCTGCATGACTCTACTCACTCTTGTTCCTCACACAATACAGCCATGAGACAAACTTGGGAGGAAATCGGCATCGACCTCGCCGAGCCATGCTACTCGTACATTGGCCAGCTAGACGACCGCGAAATAACAACCTCCCTCGGAAAGCGCCTACTCATGATTCTCTCTCCCTTCGTCTTTCTCCAGCTCACTCCACACGCGCCTCCGCCAGACCCTGTTCCTTCCACCTCTCTCCACTGGACTCCCCTCGCCTCTCTCGTCTCCATCCATTCCCCTCCAAAATGGAGCTCTGTCACCGTCGACGCTGCCTCTCGCCTCGCCCCTAAGCATTCCACCATCCTCCGTTTCCTCGTTCGCGTCTTTATTGGCAGCATGCAGTTCCCCGCAATCATCATTCAGCCCTCTACAGACAACTCCTCTCTACCCTCTGACAAAGAAAAGGCTGCCCTCCAatcctctccctctgcaAAACACAAACAGCTCAAGCTGTGGGGTCTCTCCCTCGGCATGACCCTCGATCTCATGTCCTACATGATTCTCACCCCCTCCACATCCAACGCCTCCAACGGCTCCCGCCCCAATCCCAACCCGACCTCACCCCTCTCTTCCGTTATGCAGCTTCCGTACCAGCCCGTCGCCGAGGACTTTAGAATGGAATACATCGCGCCCAGCCTCGCCAGCGTCTTCCCCCGGTTCTCATACCcggatgtcaatttctggATCTGGTATTTGCCCCTATTCCCTCCATTCATCATCCCGCCGCGTTATCTCTGaccctttttttcttcaggGTGTTCGGCAAGCGATATCGAGAAGTTGTAAGGGGCTGGGAAGCCAGCGTACGCGATGGCGGTACAAACGATCGCAGGTACGTGTATACCCTATATCCAATTCATCTTGTTCACTCCCGATATAGAGTCAACTGGTCGGGATCGGCGCTTAATACGTTTTACGCTGCGATTCGCAAGGCTCTTGTCGTCGTCATTGTCGCGCGGGCTTTAGGCGTGCTATTTGGCGTATCGTTCGCGCTCTGGTGGATATTCAgctgatttgattttttaacatttttcaATTTGACGGAGTATCTGTGTGTTGGGGATATGGAGATgatgtttttcttttctttttaccCTTTTTttacaattttttttccttcttcttcgataTGTTGGATGATTCGATTTATATCCGTCGATtcgctttttttttcttcttttcttttggtGGAGTTTACCAATTTACGACTTTGGGATCTGGCAAGTTGTGCAAGAATTAAGATTTGGGTGGACGTACTCTCGAAAAAGGCATTGCTACTCCCCAAATCCCGAGGCGCCGCGAatggagaggagaggagtaAATCTGCGATTAGCAGATATTAGATGTATGTATATGTATATGTAGTTTATTTTTCATGTATATATACATACAACTTCACGCACCGGTTCCGAGATTTTTGTATCTCCCAGGTCAGATATTGGATCTTCGTTGAGTGAGGTAAGGTTGATTGTGGAGGGTTTAACGTTTAACGTTTATTGCCGTGGATGGGATTGGGGATGGGTTAAAGGAAGAAGCTACACGTCTctcccatctccatctctttTCTTATATACGGATACGGAATGTCAATTCAATATATCAACGTTCATGCACATGTCCATCGACATTCGAACGTCAAGGTGTAACATGATCACAGTGAAAGGAACGAGAATATCACATGGAATTGGACCTTGCTAGTGTCATTTTTCTGAAGTTTAGCTTGAATTTGTATGGTGTTTTGTGGATGATTGAACCTGAGCTGAACCTGACATATAGATTACTTGTCTTGACTTCTCTTGTCCCTTTTCTTATCATCACCTACTTAGGATTTGTATCTGTACGTACCGAGACTCTATACATTTGGCCAATGGCCCTTTACATTacacaaaaaatgtcatgATTGACTCTGATTCGGAGATGAGTCGGATTACTATCACTATCACTCAATCAGTCGCATCCTTCTTACTTGCTATACTGTGTCAGTGTCGGAGACGGGACAGATGAACGCGGTCAGTTTACCTTTTGATAAATGGAAACGGTATACTATATAAAATGGACCCTGAGAAGTAGCCCTTGATGTAACCAATTCAATTCCAAGTTTACTCGGAGGAGAACCTGTACCTGTAAAAGTCGAGAGAGCGTTCAAAATATGAGTCCAAGCTTCAAACAAACACGGTACACTCTCAAACTTGAACAAAGTCTCAATATTGATACACATACTACACCCATCGCTTATTTACGTTTCGCTTCTACTCCTccagccaaaaaaaaaagtcccAGATGTACCTTATCCAAAAAACGACAGCCGGCGACCCCCTCGCACACGACATCGAAAAAGAGATAACATCAACCGAATGTTGGCTGATTCAACAAGTCCAAAGAACCAATCACGCTAGAGGCAGTCCACAGACATCACAGTCCCCGCCATGGTCGTTTTCGAACGTGCAATGCGGGCAAATCTGAATATTCGACGACCCGCCTGCACTTGAGTCGCCGGATgcagctgctgctgctgccgcgcGTGCCGCATCGTCTGCTGCGATCTGGTCGTACACTTCCGGGGggatatcgtcgtcgtccattCTGTCGGCACCACTTGCGCTGGGACCAGAACTACTCCGTCGAGCAGCTGAAGTAAataattaaaaaaaaagcatCAGCAAGCCGATTCCATTTCTGCGGAAATGAAAAATGTGAAACGTACGAGCACTTTCCCGGGTGAACGTCATCAAGGTATGCCATCCTTCAGTCTCCAAAACAGGATCGATATTCTTGGCGTCCTCCAGGAGTGTAGGTGACGTGATAGTACGCATTAAAACCTTAATATCATCCTATACTCACGTAAGCGCACAGGCGCTTAATCATCAGACACAACATCCGTTTTCGGGGGTAAACATAGGTAGACAAAAACGTACATTGGAAAACAATTGAGTGGTTTGCAGGAACGCGACAAAGTGCCAGTCGCTCAGCCATTTCGCCAGTTCGATCTTTTTATAGCTTTCGCTTCCTGGATACAATGATGGCGCTTCCAGTCTGTTAAGCGCCGACATGGCAGTCTCGAGACTTTGGTTTTCCAATCCAGGTCTGTTTTCAATGGCAAATGCAGTAGACTGGAAGATCGGTGACGGGTTTTGTGGGAAACCATGCGTAACCTTTGAGTCATCAAACATCAGCAAGTTTGTAAACGGCAAGAGTGCAACAGAAAACATACATTCACCAAAAGATATTCAACCGGGAAACAAGGTTTGGCGCTTTTCTTCACTTCAAGGTTGTACTCGTTCCGGTACGAGAAGAAAACATCAGGAACGTATCTTGCTGAATCGTTCGTCCTGTCTTCTTCCTTCACACGAACGATGCCTGGGTCTACGCTTGCCTCAATCATATCCGCCTCAACCATAGCCACAGCTTGCTCAGAGACTTGATACGCAGACACGTCGACTTGCCCATCCTCAGTGGCTGTTAGGACAGCCGTAACAAGTCGTGACGCGTACTGTCCAGTGGGAGACGATTTACTGGCCGTCGGGTTGCTCTTCTGCACAGTCGCCGCAAAAATAGCCTCCAAAGATGACAGGTAGAATGATTGGGGGTGCCGCTTATACACGTTCTTGGTACGATCCTCGGGAGTTGGATCCAAGTCCGTGAAGATGTATCCGACGACTGAGAGAGGCGTCGACGCCTCACTTGCTAGTTGACGAATACGTGTTTCTTCCTCCCATGGCCAGCCCAGAGTCAGTCCATCAATTTCTCCTTGCTGAGGTGGTTCGTAGATAGCTTCCACTACGGCCTTGACGCCCATCGGAACCTTGTCATATGGTTCATAGCGACCTATCAACCATCCAAAGCGCTGAAGACCAGTCTTTCTCCACGCTTGAAGGAACCGATCGATGATCTCCAATGACGCTATCTCCAGGTGATCAACCATTCGAAACGGCTGCGACTGCAGGGTTATCGAAGAAGGTTGGCACGCAGTACAGATGCCTGCGGGCCACGGAGGATGTGTGGCAGTCGGACATGGCACTTTGACTTTGTACGAAAGTGGGTTCAAAGGAGGCAATTGG
Coding sequences:
- a CDS encoding Mitochondrial fusion and transport protein ugo1, whose translation is MNPPSSLRDLYIDPSQAWAFVPPTTPAVANSSSSAAPLPPADTAKVHSFQWSTRPSHNSIFDLSPSLDLSEPSGINVAQLFKAFLASAVLQYTSTAIVMPWEVGKLLLQVQWVPRDAGDPEPIPLEMGEDDNDDALSDDSTENDSYFADPHAAPSNRPPAPRARVDEQGYVIRRSVLEEGTRPEYIIPVGSADGVWGMMKRVGRFRAEGWLALWKGLLTSCVTEVVSDSLQPMIHGFLQSLFFPSLSAFHQPPIVIPVVSHLITGFILSPLDLIRTRLIVQSFTARYRKYTGPLDAFRQILRDEGGLYGMYFHPHLLIPTLIDNALRPMVSVALPGMLLSYFGWGHITEDTHPIGWGMAELGGSCVGLLATLPVETIRRRLQVQVRGSAEAVKGCVELRPAAYNGVVDAFWHILTEERSDLPIRQNVRRRRPSVKGKEREEAEEREAADEYESWFRNTGLGQLYRGLGMRLSASAVVFVLALVGGRDEADSGWAEI
- a CDS encoding hypothetical protein (Uncharacterized protein C14C4.10c), which encodes MAKGMSAAEPSTVPLLARALNRIRSTPPRVIASPPTQPRRAAVALIIRVVPSPLAPAPHNTDKPASLSDFFDADWVNHPAARPEILFLHRDEAAPATDASLWQAKLRHNTTEAHVAFPGGRTEPDDEGGLYTAMRQTWEEIGIDLAEPCYSYIGQLDDREITTSLGKRLLMILSPFVFLQLTPHAPPPDPVPSTSLHWTPLASLVSIHSPPKWSSVTVDAASRLAPKHSTILRFLVRVFIGSMQFPAIIIQPSTDNSSLPSDKEKAALQSSPSAKHKQLKLWGLSLGMTLDLMSYMILTPSTSNASNGSRPNPNPTSPLSSVMQLPYQPVAEDFRMEYIAPSLASVFPRFSYPDVNFWIWVFGKRYREVVRGWEASVRDGGTNDRRVNWSGSALNTFYAAIRKALVVVIVARALGVLFGVSFALWWIFS
- a CDS encoding Nuclear protein localization protein 4, translating into MLIRIRSKDGNFRYDFSPDDDISKLLEKILETSTDPDVSSITISNQPRGNEVKISALKGQTLKKLGLNHGDLVFVSYKPKSESNDATPAPSTSAATSSTGAAKESAKRPWELVQEDPVDTYWRSTSGKIPRQRDSRFCKHALNGMCDYCMPLEPYDAAYHKEHSIKHLSYHAYLQKITPKPSASAASQLPPLNPLSYKVKVPCPTATHPPWPAGICTACQPSSITLQSQPFRMVDHLEIASLEIIDRFLQAWRKTGLQRFGWLIGRYEPYDKVPMGVKAVVEAIYEPPQQGEIDGLTLGWPWEEETRIRQLASEASTPLSVVGYIFTDLDPTPEDRTKNVYKRHPQSFYLSSLEAIFAATVQKSNPTASKSSPTGQYASRLVTAVLTATEDGQVDVSAYQVSEQAVAMVEADMIEASVDPGIVRVKEEDRTNDSARYVPDVFFSYRNEYNLEVKKSAKPCFPVEYLLVNVTHGFPQNPSPIFQSTAFAIENRPGLENQSLETAMSALNRLEAPSLYPGSESYKKIELAKWLSDWHFVAFLQTTQLFSNDDIKVLMRTITSPTLLEDAKNIDPVLETEGWHTLMTFTRESAPARRSSSGPSASGADRMDDDDIPPEVYDQIAADDAARAAAAAAASGDSSAGGSSNIQICPHCTFENDHGGDCDVCGLPLA